ACGCGATTCGTGCACCGATCGGCGGCGGCTACTCCGCCGTGCGCAGCCATCGGGCGAGGTCCACGGTCCCGACCCGCGCGACGCCGCGGGGGACGAGCGTGCGGACCTGCGCGTGAGCGCCGAAGTACCCGGCCTGTTCATCGACCACGACGCGCCGCGGGTCCGCCTTCGCGGCGAGGCGTCGCTCGATCAGCACGGCCATCGGCAGGGCTTCGGGCCCGGCGATCTCGACCACGCCGTTCTGCGGACGTCCGACAACGACCTCCGCCAGCTGGGCGGCGACGTCGTCCGCCGCGATCGGCTGCATCTGGATGGCCGGCACGCGGATCTCCCCGTTGCGAGTCGCCGCGTCCGCCACCGCCGCGAGGAACTCGAAGAACTGCGTCGATCGGACGATCGTGAACGGCACGCCGCCCGCGCGGACAAGGTTCTCCTGCACCACCTTCGCACGCATGTATCCGCTGTCGGGCAGGTCGTCCGCGCCGACGATCGAGAGCGCGACGTAATGCCGAACGCCCGCGGCGGCCGCCGCCCTGATCAGATTGCCGGTCGATGCGCGGAAGAACGCCATGACCGCGTCGTCGGCGAAGGACGGCGAGTTTGTGACGTCCACGATGCACTCCGCCCCGCGCACCGCCTCGGCAACGCCCGTGCCCGTCACGGTGTCGACGCCTGTCGAGGGCGACACGGGCGTGACCGCGCAGCCCCGCTCGCGCAGTCGCCGGGTCAGCTTGGTTCCGATGAGCCCGCTGCCCCCGACAATCACAACGTTCATCACACACCTCCGGCGAGCGTCGCGGCGTCGAACACGCGCGGCGGCCCGGCATCGAGCGACAACCACGATCCGTCTGAGCCACGCGCTGCCCGGATCAGCCCGTGATGAACGCGAGCAGGTCCGGGTTGACGACGTCCGCGTGCGTCGTGCACATCCCGTGCGGGAGCTTCTCGTAGACCTTGAGTGTGCCGCGCTTGAGGAGCTTCGACGACAGCATCGCGGACGCCGCGATGGGCACGATCTGGTCGTCGTCGCCGTGCATGACAAGGGTCGGCACATCGATGGACTTCAGGTCGCTGGTGAAATCGGTCTCGCTGAACGCCTTGATGCCGTCGTAGTGGGCCTTCGCGCCGCCCATCATGCCCTGGCGCCACCAGTTCTGGATGATCGCCTCGGACGGCGCGGCGCCCGGGCGGTTGAATCCGTAGAACGGCCCGCTCGCGATGTCGAGATAGAACTGGGATCGGTTCGCGGCGAGCTGCTGACGCAGCCCGTCGAAGACCTCGAGAGGCAGGCCGCCGGGGTAGGCGGGGGTCTTCACCATGATCGGCGGGACCGCCCCGATGAGGACGAGCTTGGCAACGCGCCCGGCGCCGTGACGGGCGACGTAGCGGGTCGCCTGCCCGCCGCCGGTGGAGTGCCCGACGTGCACGGCGTTGCGCAGGTCGAGGTGCTCGACGACCGCCGCGGCGTCGGCGGCGTAGTGGTCCATGTCGTGCCCGTCGCTGACCTGGCTCGAGCGGCCGTGCCCGCGACGGTCATGAGCGACCACCCGGTAGCCCTTCTGCAGGAAGTACAGCATCTGGGCGTCCCAGTCGTCGGCGCTGAGGGGCCAGCCGTGATGGAACATGATCGGCTGCGCCCCCTTGGGCCCCCAGTCCTTGAAATAGATCTGGACGCCGTCCTGAGTCGTGACGTGCTGCATGGGCGAGGTTCCTTGTTTCAAGGGTTCGGTTGCTTCGACACGCCCCGCGCCCGCCCGCGCGGAGGCGGCGAACGCGGTGGCGGCGACGCCCGCACCAACGGCGAGCACATTGCGGCGACTGAGCGGGCTTGCATCGATGAACTGGGACATGGCGGTCTCCTTGTGGTCGTAAGCGAGATCGGGGCCGCCTTACTAAGCGTGGGGCATGGACACCCCGCGCACCCAGATTCACCTGCGCGGTACGATCCGCCACGATGGACGCGACCCACACCACGGCGGCCATCCAGGCGTACCTGGATCAACTCGCAGCGACCACCGGGAACGATCCCCCGCCCGACGCCGTCGTCCGCGCCCTCATGGCGAGGTCCGTGGAGCGCCTGCACGTGCTGTGCAGCGCCATGCTCTTTCAGAGTTACGAACGGCTGACCCGACCACCGACCAACCTGCGCCCCGACGAACTGCTCGGCGCGGTGGTGGAACGCCTGCTCAAGGCGATGAAAACCGTCCGCCCGGGGAATGTCCGCCAGTTCTTCGCGATCGTCAACCAGCACCTGCGATGGGAGCTGAATGACCTGGCCCGACGCTTGGATGAGCAGACGCGTGCGCTGCCGATCCGCGAGGACCTCGTCCCGGCGCCCGAGACCTCCGGATCGGTGCTCTCCTTCAAGGCGCTGCGGATGCTCGCCGCGATCGACGCGCTGCCGGACGAGGAGCGTGAGGTGTTCGAACTCATCCGGATCCAGGGCATGACACACCCGGAGGTCGCGGCGTTGACCGGCGTCTCCACCAAGACGGTGCAGCGCCGGCTCAACCAGGCGCTCCTCCTGCTCGCCGACGAGCTGGACGACCTGCGCCCGGGCTCGCCCGTTGAACGGCGCACCGTATGAACGACGACGAACGCGTTCGCTCGCTCTTGGCGGCGATGCTGGACTCTGGCCTGCCCGCCGAGCAGGTCTGCGCCGAACACCCGGATCTCCTGCCGATCGTCTCTGGCCGCTGGCAGCGGATGCAGTCGATCAGCAAGGACCTCGACGCCCTGTTCCCTTCCGGCGGGCGCGCACAGCGCGCCTCGCCGCTCACCGACGCCCCGCGCCTGCCCGGGTACGAGCAGATCGAGTTCGTCGGTCGCGGCGGCATGGGGGTGGTCTACCGGGCGCTGCACACCGCGCTCCACCGGGTGGTGGCCGTCAAGATGCTCCTGCCCGGCATGCACGACGCGCCCCACGAGACCGAAGCGCTGCTGCGAGAAGCGTCGGCCGTCGCGGCGATCCAGCACCCCAACATCGTGCAGGTCTTCGACGTTGCCGCCATCGACGCACGCCCGTACTTCACGATGGAGTTCCTCGAGGGCGGTTCGCTCGCCCAGCGGATGGGCGGGGCCCCGCAGCCGCCGCGCCAGGCGGCGGAACTCACCGCGCTGCTGGCGACGGCCGTCCAGGTCGCGCACGAGCGTGGCGTCGTGCACCGCGACCTCAAACCCGGCAACATCCTGTTCACGCTGGACGGCAGCCCGAAGATCGCCGACTTCGGCCTCGCCCGCCTCATGGCCTGTGACCCGTCGGCGACGCTCGGCCAGGCCGGCTTCGGCACGCCGAGCTACATGGCGCCCGAACAGGCCCTCGGCGCGCCGGGACGCAACGAACCCGCCGTCGATGTCTACGCCCTGGGCGCGATACTCTACGACCTGCTCACCGGGCGCCCGCCGTTCCGCGCCGACTCGCCGCTCGAGACCCAGCGCCAGGTGATCGAGCAGGAACCCGCGCCGCCATCCAGGCTCAACGCCCGCGTGCCGCGCGACCTGGAAACCGTCTGCCTGGCGTGCCTCAGCAAGGACCCCGCGCGCCGCTACGCCAGCGCCGGGGCGCTGGCCGACGACCTGCGCCGGTTTCTCCGGGGCGAGCCCATCGCCGCGCGGCCTATCGGGCCCGCCGAGAGGCTCCGCAAGTGGGTGCGCCGCCATCCGACCCGCACGGCCGCCTGGCTCGGCGCGATCCTCTGCCTCACCATGATCTTCAGCGCGGTGCTCTGGACGGCCTCGCAGCGGGCCGCCTTCGAGCGGGCGGTCGCGACGGACTTCACCGAGATCGTTCGTCTGCAGCGCGCCGGCGACTGGAGCGGCGCGCGGAACATGCTCGAGCGCGCCAAGACCCGCATCGGCTTGGGCTACGGCTCGGACGAGTCGGCGCGCCGCGCCGCGGAGATCGCGCGAGAACTCGACTTCGTCGACCGTCTCGCGGCGATGCGGCTCGAGCGGGCCTCGTCGCGCGAGATCGCGTTCGACCGGCGCAAGTGGTGGAACACCTACCGCGACGAGTTCCGCAAGGCGGGGCTGCTGGTCGAGGGCGACGATCCCGGAGCCTTCGCCGCACGCGTCGCCTCCTCGAACGCCAGGGTCGCGCTGATCGACGCGATGGACGACTGGGCGATCTGCGCTGCCGACAAGGGCGAGGTCCAGTGGCTGCTCATCGCGACGCGGACCGCCGACCCGGATCCCGCCTGGCGCGACCGCGCCCGCTCCGTCATGACGTGGCAGGATCAGAACCAACTCGAGGCGCTCGCGCGGGAGGCCCGCCTCGAAGACCAGCCCGTGCCGCTCATGCTCATCGTCGCCGGGCTGCTCATGGAGCAGCGGTCGGAGGAAGGCTTGCCGTTCCTCCGGCGCATCCAGGCGGCCCACCCGTCCGATTTCTGGGCGTGCTTCGCCCTCGCCGAGTCGCTCGCGCCGACAGACCCGGACGTGATCTCGTTCTACCGGGCGGCCGTCGCGCTGCGGCCTCAGGCCGCCGCGGCGCACGTCAACCTCGGGAACGCGCTGTCGACGCAGAACCGCGTGCCCGAGGCCATCGAGTGCATGCAGCGGGCCCTGTCGCTCGACGCGCACAACCACGTGGCGCAGTTCAACATCGCCATCTGGCTGCTGCAGGAAGAGCGCTACGACGAGTGCGCCGCGCACGCCCGGCAGGCGACCTCCCTAAACCCGTCCGACCCCCTGGGGCACGGCGTGCTCGGGAGTGCGCTCCTCCAGATCGGCCAGCCGGCCGAAGCGGCCGAGTCGTTCCGACGCGCCATCTCGCTGCTGCCCGAGGGCCACCCGCGCCGCGCGTCGTTCGAGCGGGCGCTGGAACGCTGCGCGGCGATGCTCGCTCCCCCCGCGCCGGCCCGCGCTCCGTAGGTGCGCTGACCGCCAGCCACCTTCGCTGTCTCAATCGCGTGTCCGTCCTCCACGCTTAGGAGTATGGCCGATGCACGCTCGCCCCTCG
This sequence is a window from Planctomycetota bacterium. Protein-coding genes within it:
- a CDS encoding NAD(P)H-binding protein; translated protein: MNVVIVGGSGLIGTKLTRRLRERGCAVTPVSPSTGVDTVTGTGVAEAVRGAECIVDVTNSPSFADDAVMAFFRASTGNLIRAAAAAGVRHYVALSIVGADDLPDSGYMRAKVVQENLVRAGGVPFTIVRSTQFFEFLAAVADAATRNGEIRVPAIQMQPIAADDVAAQLAEVVVGRPQNGVVEIAGPEALPMAVLIERRLAAKADPRRVVVDEQAGYFGAHAQVRTLVPRGVARVGTVDLARWLRTAE
- a CDS encoding alpha/beta hydrolase — translated: MQHVTTQDGVQIYFKDWGPKGAQPIMFHHGWPLSADDWDAQMLYFLQKGYRVVAHDRRGHGRSSQVSDGHDMDHYAADAAAVVEHLDLRNAVHVGHSTGGGQATRYVARHGAGRVAKLVLIGAVPPIMVKTPAYPGGLPLEVFDGLRQQLAANRSQFYLDIASGPFYGFNRPGAAPSEAIIQNWWRQGMMGGAKAHYDGIKAFSETDFTSDLKSIDVPTLVMHGDDDQIVPIAASAMLSSKLLKRGTLKVYEKLPHGMCTTHADVVNPDLLAFITG
- a CDS encoding sigma-70 family RNA polymerase sigma factor, which produces MDATHTTAAIQAYLDQLAATTGNDPPPDAVVRALMARSVERLHVLCSAMLFQSYERLTRPPTNLRPDELLGAVVERLLKAMKTVRPGNVRQFFAIVNQHLRWELNDLARRLDEQTRALPIREDLVPAPETSGSVLSFKALRMLAAIDALPDEEREVFELIRIQGMTHPEVAALTGVSTKTVQRRLNQALLLLADELDDLRPGSPVERRTV
- a CDS encoding protein kinase, with amino-acid sequence MNDDERVRSLLAAMLDSGLPAEQVCAEHPDLLPIVSGRWQRMQSISKDLDALFPSGGRAQRASPLTDAPRLPGYEQIEFVGRGGMGVVYRALHTALHRVVAVKMLLPGMHDAPHETEALLREASAVAAIQHPNIVQVFDVAAIDARPYFTMEFLEGGSLAQRMGGAPQPPRQAAELTALLATAVQVAHERGVVHRDLKPGNILFTLDGSPKIADFGLARLMACDPSATLGQAGFGTPSYMAPEQALGAPGRNEPAVDVYALGAILYDLLTGRPPFRADSPLETQRQVIEQEPAPPSRLNARVPRDLETVCLACLSKDPARRYASAGALADDLRRFLRGEPIAARPIGPAERLRKWVRRHPTRTAAWLGAILCLTMIFSAVLWTASQRAAFERAVATDFTEIVRLQRAGDWSGARNMLERAKTRIGLGYGSDESARRAAEIARELDFVDRLAAMRLERASSREIAFDRRKWWNTYRDEFRKAGLLVEGDDPGAFAARVASSNARVALIDAMDDWAICAADKGEVQWLLIATRTADPDPAWRDRARSVMTWQDQNQLEALAREARLEDQPVPLMLIVAGLLMEQRSEEGLPFLRRIQAAHPSDFWACFALAESLAPTDPDVISFYRAAVALRPQAAAAHVNLGNALSTQNRVPEAIECMQRALSLDAHNHVAQFNIAIWLLQEERYDECAAHARQATSLNPSDPLGHGVLGSALLQIGQPAEAAESFRRAISLLPEGHPRRASFERALERCAAMLAPPAPARAP